A window of Solanum stenotomum isolate F172 chromosome 9, ASM1918654v1, whole genome shotgun sequence genomic DNA:
atcaaatataacAGGAGATTGAAATATATGAACACAACAAAGTAATCAAAGAGTGTTAAACTAGAGCGGATTCTAGAAAGCATAATATACAAGCAGTTGAATAACAACATATCGCTCATTTTTCACCTGATTAAATTCGGAAGAAGTCCGTCTGGAAACGATCATCATACAGTTGCCAATGCCCGTACCGCTCTGTTTGAGATTCTAAGCAGAGGTGAGGcttcttcaaggttttcaacTGCTTCATATTCGACGAGGCATTTGCAATATCCAGGCTAGTAACATTTGTACACCCAAAGAGATCCAAATGCTCGAGGTTTATACACCCTTCAGATATCAAAGCTAGACCTTTATTAGTCAATTTGGAGAATTGTAGTTCAAGTTGCACGAGTTGTGGCATGAATTTCCCTATTGCAGCAGCTTCTGAATCGCCATCTTGAGGACAGGTATCTACATACTCCCTCGGGACAAAGGGTTCTTGTTGGGAAGGATTAACCTGAGTCATGAGATTTCGCCTTAGAATTCGCAAATTAGGACAATGCTGTCCTATAAGTGCTAGAGACTTGTGAGATATTTGATAGCAGAAGCTGATATCAAGTTCCCTAAGCAACGGGCAACCAGAGGCTATCTTCGACATTGTTTCATCGGTTACATGTGGACACCTCTGAATTGAGAGAACTTGAAGGTTAAGCGACCTGTAAGAATAAATTCAGAGCAAATATTTACCATTCATAAACACACGTATCGCGACAACTTCaccaaaattaggaaaagatcATATTTTGGAAGCAGCAGAGTTATCAGAAACATGAAAAGAACTCCGTCATTTCTATAAGATTGGCGAGTTTTTTTCTGTTTGATAAGTAAAAAGATAGGTATTATTGCTGAGAATGTCAGATCACTGATCACCCCCATTGCTTCTAATCTGATCAAACACGTAAAGATTAAGCCTATACTTTATGCCACAAGAAAGAGCAATAGCCAGTTCCAACTGCATCAAGTCTCATTTCTCCGGGGAGTCATCTAACTTGTGAATTTCAGAAATAGTTTAATGATCACACATAAGCCCCAACTCATAccgaaaaacataaaaactttaGAATCCCAAGAAGAAAAGATAAGAAAAACTGATAGCGATGCCCACTGTCTTCAGTCTCAACGTTTTATTACTAGTCATTGTTCATTATGGCCACCAATACAACAGACAACACCTACTAGTCATTGACTCATTGTTCACTATGGCAACCAATACAATAGTTTAAGTCCATCCCTCCTTATTTCTTAGAAGAGAGTCTTAAGGTTGGTGTTTAGTCCAACTTTTGCCCACCTCGACTAGTGGACTGCATACCTGTTATGCCCCACCAGCGCAGGTACCAAGTAACTATGCCCTTTGAGGctcaaacaaaatgaaaagaaatcatCTAGCATTTCCTAAATCAGTATTTCAAGACTGATTTTTCGAACACTTTTTTTTGGTAGTTTcatgaattcaaatttttgagatttttttgctCATTTCACACATTGGACATTGAAAATGTCAGACAATACACTGATGAACCCAAGAACAATCTAAAACCAACTAGATAGTAATGACAACATCATCTCATTGCTGAGAAGAACATAACAAACTGCAAAATGAATATGCAAAGGTCTATTTAGAGGGCAGTTCTgctctcaaacataaaaaaaaacatgacaatGCAGATGTAAAACCAAAGCCATCAAACATCACGCGACCGACCTCCATATTCCTATCTAATCCAACGGCTTAAACAAGAAATGTAGATTACACCACTCCAACGGAAGCAAGTAAATCCGACAGGATTTTTAGTACTGCAAATACATAGCACAGCCATAAGACTCTTAAGCAACATTTCCACTTGCAGCTAACcttttcaagatttttcttttactcCTTATATTTCAATTCAGAAAAATTTACAAACAAATTTTCAGCCATAAATGTCGTTCTTCTCATGATTTCATTTTTCACCCAtaacaatttcaaaaaatacacataaatcCTCTGCCAAAATGCATTCTTTCTCTTTCCAAAATATTCTTTGTTACCACCCAGTTCCACCGCAACTATAAAATCCCAGTTTTTCTCAAGATTCCTTTCTTACCCAACATCTCAATTTAGAAAAGCATAAATTAATTAGGCATTATACATAAACATGTTttttaacttgacttcaactAGCATTTACGCCTTCCAACTTTGTGTATGTACAAACGGACACTTctaacttgtataaagttaaacaagtagacacacatgtcctacgCATGTGCCTACTtcttcaactttatataagttttagtGTCATAATGTCTTTTATTGCACGGGCAAAGTTGATTGACATAGATATCAACTAAGACCAAGTTAAAAGATACACTTACATATTATGCTGATGAATAAcctcttttgtttcattttacaTGACACACTTAACTCTGTCCGCAAAGGAAACAACAGCTTTCTATtaaaaatttccttttttttttaccatgcAAACATTAACTAATTCCACGAGTAACTACTACCTCCTACATTATCATCTAATGATTCATATCATCTAACTTTTCATTTAGACTTAAtaagatgatatatatatatagctacaCAAATATCTATAGTTAATCAAGCATGCATCACGGACGAGTTAACTCGGATCAGTCATGGCTACTCCACGACTCGGTCTCCATTCATCACACAAATTTCACTTTCATGCTCAATCAAATAccgtcacataaattgaaacacaacaactaaaaatctcttttttttcttataaaattggGAAATTTGATTTACCTTTCAGCGATCAAAGCTATGGAACGATTAGAGCAATGCCTAACCCGAACAAAATTCAGAGATCCATCACTCCAAATTACAACAGATCGAACCATAGAATCGATTTTACTCTCGAACTCGCGATTCCAGTAACGAGTCGACGACGACTCAGCGACCGATTGGATGAACTGAGCTTCGAGATCGATTACCGAATTGAGATTAGGATCCTTACAAGCTTGTAACCAGGATCTGCAGACAAACATGGCACCTCGCCATCGATCTTCAATGGAGAGGTGAGAGAGAATGTTAACTAGGCATAACTGAGTCAACTCCGCCCAGTTACGGATCTGCACTGACTTGgtttcctcttcttcctcagCCATTTTTGGGGGAAAACTAACACATGAAAATTAttagaatttcaaaaacttatatatttatattttgcaatagattgtgcattaccatccgagcaactctcGATTTGGTGGGTTATGATAATGTCACGTGGCAAAATCTGATAGTTTTGTAGGGCTTTGTTACTTGTTAGTGGTTAGTGGCACGAATGAATCATATGGGTTTATGATTATGACATAAATAAAGTTCTAATATTAACGTGTGACATAATTTGCCCTTTCCTATATATTCTAGTTTTGGTCTGTTAAcaacttgtttggatggttgatACCTATAGTTTATAATGTATCATTTTGTACTATAATGGCTTgtaatgtattattttataaatataatatttgaataaattgtgTACATTGTTGCGATTTAATAACAttctttactttctttaatcccgtgtcaagtcaaaaccagacaaataaattgaagcGGACATAGTAGTACATTAAGGTGACAATTTCTCCTTCATGTCTCATTGATGCATAGTCACCACAAGATCATGGTAGGAGTGATCAAACAAGAGCTCAATGAACACATCAACTTCCCTATTTTGCAAATGACAAGAATTTTGACACTTCTTGTTGTCACCTTAACAACTCTAGTTGATCCTTTTGATCCTCAAGTTCAACTGAACTACTACCAAAGTCCTTTGATAATCCCCTCTCTTTCATCAACGCTCGAATTTTCTCCGCGTCATTCCACCTTCCCATTTCACCGTATAAATTAGCCAACACGACGTAGTAGGCCGAGTTTATTGGTGCCAATCCTATAAGCTTCCATGCAGCAAACTCACTCAGTTCTTGATTTCCATGTAACCTGCAGCCAGCAAGCAATGCCCCCCAAACGCTCTTTGTTGGTTCCATTGGCATGTCTGTGATCATCCTTAGCGCGTCTTCTAAATACCCCGAACGTGCTAATAGATCAACCATACACGCATAGTGTTTCACACCAGGTGGAAATCCATACTTCTCATTCATCAACCAAGAAAAAATTTCTCTTCCCTGTGCAACCTTTCCGGTATAAGCACAAGCACAAAGCACGGCTACTAAAGTCACTTCATCAGGTTTGACATTTTCGCGCTCCATGATGAAGAACCATCGCACTGCCTCCTCCCCGCTTTTAGCTAACGCCAACCCCCTGATCACAGCATTCCAAGTATACACATTCCTATGCTTCATCTCTTGAAATACCCAAAAACCGTGTTCGATTTTCCCACACTTCCCATACATATCTATCAAAGAAGTACCCAAAATCACATCCATTTCCCATCCACTCCTCCTTATTTCATCATGTATCAATACCCCCATATCTAAAGCACCACAATTAGCACAAGCAGACAATGCATTCACCATAGTCACCCGATTAGGCGCCACACCCGAATCCCTCATTTTCTCAAACAAAACAAGTGCATCACCAAACTTCCCACAATCTCTATACCCCATAATCAAAACCGTCCACGAAACAACATCTCTTTGAGGCATTTCATCGAACACTTGCTGACAAAACTCAATTTCACCACAAGAAGCATACAAATTCAACAACGAATTCTGCACATAAATATCACAAACAtaaccccatttcacaacatgGGTATGTACAGATTTGCCTAATTTTAGCTCCTTAAGGTCAGATAAAGACTTTAGAACAAAAGGGTACGTGTAATTATTAGGAAAAATACCTTCTTTATGCATATGAGCATACATGGAAATCGAGTTCTGTTTCAGTACTGGGATTTCGGAATGTGAACATTCTTGAATCAGTGTGTTGCAGATGAAGATGTGGggtttcttgatgagtttaGTGTAAAGCGTGTAAGCAGAGTTTAAGAGACCTAAAGATTTGGATACAGAGATGAAGTTGTGGGCTATGGTGGTGTTGAAATGGAGATTGTTGTGGATGATTTGAGCTTGGATTTGGGAGATTTGAGAAGGTGAAATACAGGTTTTGTTCAAGAAATTGAGGATTTGTCTGGATATATTGTTGAGTTGTGAATAGGAGTTCGATATCAATGGCATGATTGAGCTTCTACtcattcatttctttcaaatgGAGGGAAATGAAAGAGCTTTTATAGAgccataatacataaataatcaTTCAAACTCGGTTTGAGCTGATAAGTAAACACTACAACTTTTAATATGCACATCTAGACACTTCAATTCGTTTTTATTGTGTCAGTTGAAcacttcaaattcaaaaatgatcatctagacaCCTCCAACATTTACGTGTCAAGTTTGTATCGAGTGTCCATGAGACACAGTGACGATGAGTTGGAGTGTTTGGTGGCTAGTTGAGACTAAATTAAGGTGTCTAGATGCGAACTCTTAAAATTGTAGTGTCTAGTAACTAGTCGAGATCAAGTTTGAGTGTTTGTGCATGCgtgtgtatatatacacaacttTTTTGTGGAATGGTTGTGTTGTGCGAAGAGTGAATTATGTAGCTGCTTGTCTAGTAGGGCGGCTCTTCTTTGTGGATAAACAAGAAAATCGACTCTACGAACTCAAGGAAAGATAATTTTCATATTAGGTAAGATTCACCAACCGCTAGACATAGCATATAAGCATATAATTGTATCAATAGCACAAGAACAATTTTACCTCATTTAGGAAAGGGCTTTGCATAAGGCAATACAATTATTACTTGACTTAGAAAGAGGACAAAATTAGCTCATAAAAAAAGCATCACCTACCCAACGACTCACTCAGTTATTAATTCAACTCATTTTAATCCATTGAATAATCAATCAGTTGTTAATTCAACTCTTTTTGATTCGTCCAATAAACCTTCTTTAAATGGAGGGATTTGAATGTTGGTTTTAATGTAGTAGCATCACATATTTTAGAATTGAGAAGACAATCACGTTTGCCAATAAAATTTAGACGTGGGCACCATAAACTAGTTAACAAATGACTCATTCAAAACAGTATTTCCAAGGGTAGagacttcaattttttttacttcccACCCATCGTTCGATACTTATATTGAAGCCCcgactaatttgaattttccCCATACAAGTGTTGAGACTACATCGGACAAGCGAATTATACCTCACAAAAGAATATCCAGGACAAAAAGGAAACAGGAGAAATAAAGTGATGGTAATCCAACCACCCCGTGGAGGACAGAGCTAGGGTATCAGTAAAGAATCGATAAAACTCAATAACTttagtttaaattttgtatttgtctTAAAAATCCCTCGTTGTTGGGAGAATTGAAGACAAAGCAAAATATACAATTTGGACCAAAGCAAATCACTTCCACAACTAGCTTGCCAACACACAAATTAACCTTATCCAAGTATATCTCACTGGGCCTAGGAAACACATGGAGAAACTAAGTTCATGTCACATCAACATGTGATTGAGGGTGTGTTATCAATATCTCTACCTGTGATTCAATGAGACCTAAAAtttcttcaaattcttttccttatagaaaagaagatgactCTTCTATCCGAAGAAATAATTCATCGAGCTAATGAATCATTGATATTGACACATACAAGGTCGCCAAAACCTCGTAGAGGTAGAGAGGTCGTTTCCAAAAGATCCTCAGCTCAAGTAACATGCATAAGAGAAACTCCGAGCCTAATAAAGAGgataatttcattttcctcaagATAACCTGTTTGAAGAACACTAAAATCACAACTAAGTTTAGCACAAAAGATCTTGCCAACCAAGTTCTTTCATCAATAtgttctttatattttgtttcatcAAATTCCTTCATCATCTTTAAGGACATGCCAATACTAGCATATCTCTAAGTTTAATAGACCAACTAGTAATAAGTAAGACCAACAACAACACATCTGTGTAATCTTACAAGTGGAGTTTGGGGAGAGTGGTGTGTATGCAACCTTatccctaccttgtgaaggaagataggttgtttctgatagaacCCTAAGCTCAAGTAACAATCAAATCGATGAGAAATTGAACACCTCAGAGCACAAGGCTATAAATTACCAATCCATAAACTTAAACTGCAAGAGTTGATTCAGAACAAGTGACATAAGGTACAATACATCCATAGTTGGAGTCAAAAAGACCCTTAAAAAATGACTGAGTGCGTGtcagatccttcaaaaatagCGCTTTTTTGGAAGATCCGACACGAGGACTGCAACATTTTTGTAGAGTCAAAGCAACATAGGTACAACttacaagcaaaacaaaacaacaagCACACAATCTGAAATGATATATTCAACAAAGATCAAGCAAGACTGTCATAATGATCCACTCGTGGTTCACGCTCAACACAGAGGATTGCATAAAGAGCATAGATAATTCCAGGAACATAGCCCAATATGGTTAATACCAAGCAAATCAAGAACTCCAcctggaaaaaaattcaaaaaagaaatcacTAAATCCCCTAAAACAATTGAGTCAATTCTCAAACACCCTTTTCTGTttaacaatcacccaaatcaaaaaaatataaaaaattgaatctttttccaaaattgtaAATAAAAACATCACTAAATCCCCTAAAAGAAGTGATCCAATTCTCAAACACCCTTTTCAGCTCATCCCCCAAAACAATCAACTAAATCAAATTTTtaccaaaaatgacaaaaaaaattgattttttttttttgcaatttcaagaagaaaaaacacCCCACATCACAAAAATCCCCTAAAACAATTCACCCTATTCTCAAACACCCTTTTCAGCTCATCCTAAAAAACAATTATCCAAGTCaaaattttaaccaaaaaattcataaaaattggATCTTTTTGCAATTTCAAGAAGAAGAGAACACACCCCACATCACTAAAAATCCCCTTAAACAATCAACCCTATTCCCAAACACCCTTTTCAGCTCATCCTAAAAGACAATCATCCAAGTCaaaattttaaccaaaaaattcataaaaattgaatctttttgcaatttcaaaaagaagagaaaacagCCCACATCACTAAAAAAATCCCCTAAAACAATCAACCCTTTTCTCAAACACCCTTTTCAGCTCATCTCCAaaaacaatcacccaaatcaaagaaactaaaaataataattaaaaaagatatctttttaatatatacaaaaaaagtTTTAGGTAAAAGGGGATCTTACAGTGCAGCAACCATTGCGAAGGCAAACACCAAGAGGAGGAAGCAAGATTGCTAGTAAGATTTCACAGACAAGGGCACATGTTATCTCCATTCTTGATTTCAAAAGGGGCTGAGGTGTTGAGAAATGATTGACTTTTAGTGAAATGCAACCCTTTGATTACTCATAtttatatggaaaaaaaaaataccatagGATAGTacttctttgttttatttttttttaatttctcaccCGGTGTGTCCAGACTCCAGAGCTCATATTTGAGCTCcgaaataaaatttggatttcaCTTTGCAGGGTCCATTTTGCTCCCAATACAATTTATGTcacacaatttatttattttaattaataataattttatttttgagtttagtGTTAATAAGATGATtaatagttaaataaatataacaatttattttagattataagttataaaaatttcatctcatttttaaattttgagcgTACTCAAACGTCTATCATGTAAATTTGAACGAGTGAACTActtttatattaagaaaatgCAAAAGTTAGATGTAAGGTGTAAATTGATGGTGGTGGTGTGGGTTCACTGTAGGTAACTACTAATGATAgctgataataataattaatatttgtggTTGATGATGATAATTGATAATTGTAacgataataaataaataataatctgGTTGATGATTAAATGTGATGTTTAACAACATTAATGGTTTGTGATAATGATAGTATATAGTGACTAATAATGAAGACCATTGATGTCATAATTGATGGTTGGTTAATGGTTATAAGATTCAGATTCTCTTTTGTTTCCTATCAGGTATTTGAAA
This region includes:
- the LOC125876948 gene encoding F-box protein SKIP1 encodes the protein MAEEEEETKSVQIRNWAELTQLCLVNILSHLSIEDRWRGAMFVCRSWLQACKDPNLNSVIDLEAQFIQSVAESSSTRYWNREFESKIDSMVRSVVIWSDGSLNFVRVRHCSNRSIALIAERSLNLQVLSIQRCPHVTDETMSKIASGCPLLRELDISFCYQISHKSLALIGQHCPNLRILRRNLMTQVNPSQQEPFVPREYVDTCPQDGDSEAAAIGKFMPQLVQLELQFSKLTNKGLALISEGCINLEHLDLFGCTNVTSLDIANASSNMKQLKTLKKPHLCLESQTERYGHWQLYDDRFQTDFFRI
- the LOC125876947 gene encoding pentatricopeptide repeat-containing protein At4g21065-like, with translation MSRSSIMPLISNSYSQLNNISRQILNFLNKTCISPSQISQIQAQIIHNNLHFNTTIAHNFISVSKSLGLLNSAYTLYTKLIKKPHIFICNTLIQECSHSEIPVLKQNSISMYAHMHKEGIFPNNYTYPFVLKSLSDLKELKLGKSVHTHVVKWGYVCDIYVQNSLLNLYASCGEIEFCQQVFDEMPQRDVVSWTVLIMGYRDCGKFGDALVLFEKMRDSGVAPNRVTMVNALSACANCGALDMGVLIHDEIRRSGWEMDVILGTSLIDMYGKCGKIEHGFWVFQEMKHRNVYTWNAVIRGLALAKSGEEAVRWFFIMERENVKPDEVTLVAVLCACAYTGKVAQGREIFSWLMNEKYGFPPGVKHYACMVDLLARSGYLEDALRMITDMPMEPTKSVWGALLAGCRLHGNQELSEFAAWKLIGLAPINSAYYVVLANLYGEMGRWNDAEKIRALMKERGLSKDFGSSSVELEDQKDQLELLR
- the LOC125876941 gene encoding UPF0057 membrane protein At4g30660-like, whose product is MEITCALVCEILLAILLPPLGVCLRNGCCTVEFLICLVLTILGYVPGIIYALYAILCVEREPRVDHYDSLA